A window of Glycine soja cultivar W05 chromosome 13, ASM419377v2, whole genome shotgun sequence genomic DNA:
TTATCTACAAAGCCTTGCAAAAGGCGAGCATAATTCCCTGCGGCGGGCATAATTCCCTGCGGCGGGCACAGAGAAGATTCTTGCTTAATGCATCCAGGTGTACTCcatgacatggaaacatgttcgACAGTAAGAGATCTATTACAatggatgatagaccaaggccgACTTGAGGTCAGCAGTGAGAGGGAAGAGGAACAACATGTATACATGCAGTCGGCAGATGAAGAAGGACCTAAAAAGCCTAAACCCTTGGTAATACATTTCACCAGGGACACGGCTCCCCAAAGACCTCAACACCCCTTGACAGTGTCGGGCGGTAGATCTATTCCGTTTCCTTACAAGAACAACTGCGCAGTTCCGTGGAGGTATGCTCCTCCGAGCAGTAGGAAGGAAGAAGCTACCGACATCAGCTCACTATCGGACAAAGTGACCAATATCACCGGGCTAAGCGGCATAACCCGCAGCGGTCGCGTGTTCGCACCCCCTAGCCTGTCGATACAGCTCGCAAACACTAAAGGGAAAGCAAGGATGACCGAAGGACAAAATGTCAAAGTGATCCCCGTGCCGGACGAGGATGTTCCGATGAAGGATCTTTCTGAGGGACGAGAGGGCTGTGGCAAGAAGGAGGTATCACTCGAGGAGGCTGatgagttcctccgcattatccaacaaagcgagttcaaaGTCATTGAACAACTCAACAAGATCCCAGCTAGAGTCTCCCTTCTGGAActgctcatgagctctgagcctcatcgagcTTTGCTGGTAAAGGTCTTGAATGAAGCTCACGTAGCCCAAGACATTTCCGTAGAAGGCTTTGGGGGAATCGTCAATAACATCACAGCCAACAACTACCTCACCTTCGCTGAAGaggaaatccccgccgaggggagaggacatAACATGGCTTTACAtgtgtcagtcaaatgcatggaacACGTTATGGCCAAAGTACTCATCGACAATGACTCAAGCCTGAACGTGATGCCTAAAAGAAtgttggagaaattgctatttAATGTTTCCCATCtaaggccaagttccatggtggtccgtgccttcgacggcagccGCCAAAAGgtaaggggagagatcgacctcccagtacagatagaGCCTCATACCTACCAGGTTACattccaagtgatggatatcAACCCGGCCTATAGCTGTCTTTTAGGGCGTccatggatccactcagtgggagtcatCCCCtccacactccaccaaaagttgaagttTGTAGTGGAAGGACATTTGGTCATAGTATCAGGTGAGGAAGACATCCTGGTAAGTTGTCCTTCCTCTATGCCATACGTGGAAGCCGTGGAGGAGTCATTGGAAATGactttccaatcttttgaggtagtaagcattgcctccgTAGATTCCCTCTCTAGGCAGCCCCGCCTGTCCGATGCGGCaatgatggtggcccgggtgatGCTGGGGCACGGTTATGAGCCCAGAATGGGTTTGGGCAAGAACAACGACGGCAGGACTAGCTTGGTAAGCACCAGAGGAAACcgcgggaagtttgggttaggctataaacctatGCAGGCTGACATAAGGAAAAATATCTCGAAAAGGAAGAACAAAGGCCAAGGCTCGCGGTTGGGATAGCGAGCCAAAGAGGCCCCGTCGTGCCACATTAGTAGGAGCTTCATAAGTGCGGGTTTAAGACGCAAAGGTCAAGTCGCCGCGATATGCGATGATGACTCCCCGAGGAGATCGGATTTGGTATGACCATGCCCTCCCGGTTTCCAACTAGGAAATTGGTGGGTGGAGGAACGCCCAGACgtttacgcgacaagcataatgtaacctttTGTAGCTTTAaaactctacggttgggcctaGACTTTagggtttccttttgttaaggcattatgccttttgttcttgaagttataataaagatctttcttcatctattCTTgcgcctctacccattctcattcatttgcatgtttatttccttGTTACGCTTAAAACGATacagatccgacgacgagtcccacgaaggtactaataccgggGACTTGGTCGtcgatttcgagcaagaagCAAGTCCGACGGAGgatgaagaggacgaggatgtaGGGCTTCCCCTAGAGCTGGAGAGGATAATCGCTCAGGAGGATCGAGAGATGAGGCtgcatcaagaagagacagaactcGTAGACTTAGGAACCGATAATCGAAGAAGGGAAGTAAAagtaggcacgggtatgactaCACCCATCTGTAAAGAATTAATGGCCCTGctgaaagactaccaagacatctttgcctggttgtaccaagatatgcccggtttgagttctgataTCATACAACACTGACTACCTCtgaatcctgagtgttccccggtaaagcaaaaactgaggaggatgaagctcGAGACGTCcctgaaaaataaaagaagtaaagaaacaatttgacgctggctTCTTGGCTGTTGCTCGgtacccggaatgggttgccaacattgtgccagtccctaagaaggatgggaaggtacgaatgtgtgtggattatcgggacctaaaTCGAGctagtcccaaagacaatttccCTCTGTTGCACATCGATGTCCTCatggataatacggccaatttcgctttgttttccttcatggacggtttctccggctacaatcagataaagatggcgccagatgatatggaaaagaccactttcgtcaccctgtgggggacattttgctataaagtgatgtcctttgggctcaagaacaCCGGGGTAacctatcaacgggctatggtggctttgttccacgacatgatgcaccgagaaatcgaagtctatgtagacgacatgatcgccaagtataaaactgaggaggaacaccttgtcaatctgcggaagttgttcgaaaggcttaggaagtatcgattgaggttgaaccccgctaagtgcaccttcggggtcaagtcagGAAAATTACTGGGTTTCATTGTAAGtcagaaaggaatagaggtggaccccgaaaaggtaaaagccatccttgagattCCAAAACCATGTACCGAGAAGCAGGTCTGAGGTTTCCTGGGGTGTTTGAACTACATTGCCaaattcatatcacagctcaccgctatCTGTGAACCACTGTTCAAGCTCTTTCGCAAGAACCAATCCATCCACTGGAACGAGGActgtcaagaggcgtttggaaagatcaaacagtgcctcatgaaccctcccgtgcttatgccgccGGTGCTCGGgagacctctcatcttgtacatgacgattttggacgagtcaatgtGGTGCAtgttggggcaacatgacgagtccgggaaaAGAGAGCGAgtcgtctactacttgagtaagaagttcacggcctgtgagatg
This region includes:
- the LOC114381585 gene encoding uncharacterized protein LOC114381585 — protein: MIDQGRLEVSSEREEEQHVYMQSADEEGPKKPKPLVIHFTRDTAPQRPQHPLTVSGGRSIPFPYKNNCAVPWRYAPPSSRKEEATDISSLSDKVTNITGLSGITRSGRVFAPPSLSIQLANTKGKARMTEGQNVKVIPVPDEDVPMKDLSEGREGCGKKEVSLEEADEFLRIIQQSEFKVIEQLNKIPARVSLLELLMSSEPHRALLVKVLNEAHVAQDISVEGFGGIVNNITANNYLTFAEEEIPAEGRGHNMALHVSVKCMEHVMAKVLIDNDSSLNVMPKRMLEKLLFNVSHLRPSSMVVRAFDGSRQKVRGEIDLPVQIEPHTYQVTFQVMDINPAYSCLLGRPWIHSVGVIPSTLHQKLKFVVEGHLVIVSGEEDILVSCPSSMPYVEAVEESLEMTFQSFEVVSIASVDSLSRQPRLSDAAMMVARVMLGHGYEPRMGLGKNNDGRTSLVSTRGNRGKFGLGYKPMQADIRKNISKRKNKGQGSRSDDESHEGTNTGDLVVDFEQEASPTEDEEDEDVGLPLELERIIAQEDREMRLHQEETELVDLGTDNRRREVKVGTDMPGLSSDIIQH